The genomic stretch cttgaagaaaaaaaacaggagtttGGTCagtcatccaagaggcttcatCAATATTCATGGACGcgtgtcaaaatgtcttcaacagatccagttgtctttgacTTAGTACTTTAATATATCGTTTGTGTATGAGTCATATTCTCAATGTCATATTTCTTCTGTCAAATTGTATTTGTGGCTTGCTGCACTAGTAAAAAGAAGTTTTCAAAGACATATTTTAACAGCATCAAAACAGTCAGCTTTAGCTGCTTTTGGAAAGTCAGAAACTGTCATAAATTTTTGCTTTTGCTCCCAACAGACTCAGTACTATGGGGAGATTAGCATCGGCTCTCCAGCCCAGATGTTCAACGTGGTGTTCGACACAGGCTCAGCAAACCTGTGGGTGccctcacagagctgctcacCTTTCTCCACCGCCTGCTGTAAGTGGATAATTACATTTAACTTCAGTGgcaataaactgtatttttatctcacaaaaaaaacaaatcatcaatGTGACCCTGACAAATGGGAAGTCGTGAAAGACGAACTCGgaacttttacttcagtaaaagtattaataCCATACTGTGAAAATTAGAGCCCGACCGACATATTGGATGGACGGTATTATCGGACAATATCGAAAATTGGCCAATATGAAAACGATTTGGTTTTTAAGAACATAGTGAAAAGATGCTTGAGGTGATTTATGATTAATAACTGCCTGGTGAAGTTTAcggtttcagtgcactgatgttatTTTAGACGATAAAGTTCATCGTTAAACTGTAAAACCATCCTCCTTCCaatacatttttggtgtgtttgaTTTGGTTAAAAGATCATGAATAATACTGCTGCAACaatgtgtatgttgcatgttactgctgcagatgtttatAGTTGAGCTCATTTAACTACTTTACATACTGTTGGCTACTTtgatctacagcaatgcatAACAATGTATAAGATAATAGTATGTTTGTAGCAtcactgtcctgtgagaaccacagATCTCTATTCATGTGTTTTCCGCTCTATGACGAggcattttccagctaatccaagagtGTTTTTAAATCCTTTATTTGATTTAAGAAGTCAGAGAACATCATTTTACAGGACACAggaaggtaataaaaaaaaggaatctgaaaagtaactagcaactaaagctgtcagagtaGAAATATAAAATCACGAAAAGTACAACTACCTCTAATTTCTTGTTAAAAGGTAACTtcaacaattttacacattaatgtgtgttaacAGGGCTTGGTGAGTACTACTGCACATGCAACAAAATTGGaataaagtcttttgtgactccagaggaagctgcatgtaatctaataaGCTTAAGCTCTAATAAGttttaaaaggaagaagaatgtgtggaataaaaaggtgatatctctggttctgctgtatcgatttgcatcatttgtttttaaactgttcaatgagtccaacagtgttacaggagtgtaattctagaccagtggactgcttttcaaaacttggtgcctacattacccacaatgcagttcAGCCCttgggtgacatcactggagaaaatgtatcagattacatgcagcttcctctggagtcacagAAGGCTTTAAAGTACTTTCTTctcatatgcagtagtactcatCAAGGcctgtaatgtgtaaaattggtagAGTAaccctttaagtacagtacttgagtacttagttacattcgaCCTCTGGAAAGCTGTCACTGTCagtgatgaacctacagagaattaCCACCCAAGTCAATTTTACGActcaaaagaattttgaaatTTTAGTTACTCACAACAGGTACGATGCCTCCAAATCCCGGACTCACATTGAGAACGGGACCGGATTTTCTATCCAGTATGCCGCTGGGAACGTCAGGGGATTTCTGAGCGAGGATGTGGTTGTGGTGAGTCCTAAATCAACGCCTTGCGCAAAGACAATAAGCACTGTCTTCTGACACTTCAGACCTTTGACCTTTAGCTTGTTTCCCTGCAGGTTGGCGGTATTCCTGTGGTGCAGGTGTTTGCTGAGGCCACCGCTCTGTCTGCCATGCCCTTCATCTTCGCCAAGTTTGACGGAGTCCTGGGGATGGGTTACCCAAACGTGGCCATCGATGGCATCACTCCAGTGTTTGACCGCATCATGTCTCAGCATGTCCTCAAGGAAGAGGTGTTCTCTGTCTACTACAGCAGGTGGGTTGAACTGAGGCGACTGACCTCCTTCTGGTTCCACGTTATGATCGATGAAACCACCCATACCGAGGAGTAATTAGAAACAAATGTGGCCACTGTcaagattttaatttaataaatgatATGTAATTATCTAAACTGAACACCtgaggtggaaaaacaaaatgaatttaGATCTGGCTGAGACATgagaaaaatatgtgtgtattaagtttcatttttttatgatcACTTACACATGTCCAGAAAAAAGTAGTTGAAGAAACAggataatgtttttctttcctctggaAAGCATCATGAGAATGAGAGGTGATAAGATTAAATCAGCAGGAGCATGCAACCGCTCATGAAGAATCAACAAAATCACATCTTGAGGAATGACCTTAAGGCACCCAAGTTCACCCaagaatgaaaattcagtcctACTGGTTGAAAATCTCTTCTCGTCTGCAACTCTttagccttttttcttttctttttttctccttttcttttaacTTTGCGGGTTTATCGgctatttatttacttgtttaattttttttttttaattttgactgAAGACTCTCTTGGTTATGAATAGTGGACTAGAAAGGAGCTCAATTGTATATATGAAAACggcatgggaaaaaaaacaaagtacaaataaagagaaagagaattcagtcattatctactcatgcCGTTTGAAAGTCAAATTAAATTGTGTAATTCACGAGATATTTCTGGTACACCACAACagaacagcattgcagcattctcctaaacaattgAAGAAGACGGGGGACTTGTTGttaaaaatgcaagaaaacaattaaaaagctCATGGAAGTTCATTTATGGTGGCTGTGTACTCGCTGCTGTGGCCCAGGGTTCgaatctgacctctgaccccttcCTGCATGTCCTGggtaataaaaaaaaccaaaaacatgaaaaagccgttttatttaagttgtttataagacaagtccccatctacaaATCAGTAGAATACtaagtgttttgtggactacaaaacttcccccgcctttccatctgcatgtgagtgagtacataatgactgaattttcatattttggtAAACTTATCCTTTACGAATATATATTGTTGTAAATAGTGCCAATTTACACTTGACATTTATATCTGGGCTTTAATTCACAAAGACCCAACATTCCCTCATTAGGTTGCGTTTGGGGACACGGCacagataaacataaaatgtggatttaatgtcagatatttttattgttgttttttagggATCCCAAACACTCCCCAGGTGGAGAGCTGGTCCTCGGGGGCACAGACCCAAACTACTACACAGGAAACTTTAATTACATGGGCACCAGAGAGACAGGCAAATGGGAAGTAACCATGAAAGGGTAAGCTTCGTCATAACTTACAAAacgcatgtttgtgtgtgcactcaTTCAGACACCAAAGGATGGTTCATTTCCCACCGCCTCTCCTTTCATCCCTCTAGTGTTTCTGTTGGGATGGACATGATGTTTTGTGCAGAGGGCTGCACAGCTGTGATCGACACAGGCTCCTCCTACATCACAGGCCCGGCCTCTTCTGTGTCCGTGCTGATGAAAACCATCGGAGCACAGCTGGATGAAAGTGGAGTAAGTTTTTACACACGCAACATGGCTCCCCACGATAAACATTTGTCTGGGAAAAATCATGATAGTCATCACCCattctccctctgtgtttctgtgattcACCAGTACAAAGTCAATTGTGACACTGTCAAGACGCTGCCCAGCGTTACCTTCCATCTGGGTGGTCAGGAGTACTCACTCTCTCAGGAGGATTATATTTTGTGGGTAAGCCAGATGATGAATGCTGaatcattttattataaatacGCAGTCGTCTAGACAAGTACGTTTACTTTTCTAAAATACTGCACTGAAGTACAATTTAGGAGTGATTGTGCTTTCCTTGAACAACTCATTTGTTGTTACTTTATGCCTGTGCTCCACTATCTTTCAGTAATATTATCCCACATGCATCTTACAGCTGCGGTTACTAGTTC from Pagrus major chromosome 7, Pma_NU_1.0 encodes the following:
- the ren gene encoding renin, yielding MALLTNCWMCFLALSLTATSSHALRRIGLKKMPSIRETLREMGVSAEQVLTELAQRSTDDTNNGTVPTPLTNYLDTQYYGEISIGSPAQMFNVVFDTGSANLWVPSQSCSPFSTACFTHNRYDASKSRTHIENGTGFSIQYAAGNVRGFLSEDVVVVGGIPVVQVFAEATALSAMPFIFAKFDGVLGMGYPNVAIDGITPVFDRIMSQHVLKEEVFSVYYSRDPKHSPGGELVLGGTDPNYYTGNFNYMGTRETGKWEVTMKGVSVGMDMMFCAEGCTAVIDTGSSYITGPASSVSVLMKTIGAQLDESGYKVNCDTVKTLPSVTFHLGGQEYSLSQEDYILWQSQIEGDVCTVTFRGLDVPPPTGPIWILGANFIARYYTEFDRRNNRIGFATAV